The Amblyomma americanum isolate KBUSLIRL-KWMA chromosome 3, ASM5285725v1, whole genome shotgun sequence genome window below encodes:
- the LOC144124117 gene encoding uncharacterized protein LOC144124117 gives MLENAAHAEDKPLTEKALKPLEVMDETFALPVVTGGLLEFETGFTDTVSALKDTVSGQEIIKEQQIVSVQEVKPEELGGASEILHLCPRVTGGLLEAGAEWPGMEGVAETQKPQAETEVEAFQEIQIQPAGAVPEGEAPAHREAKAPEATASSEPPQPEAEVRPSEEIPSQAAVTAPEGEVTSLPEAQPPEQASSVPAGTAEVEVPQALTEGKSAEEIQAEPSCAAREGEAAMVAERKAPVENVAEIKPLRAPLEQKPSEETTRQAAGTAPESEVTALPEAKASEEGASLPESAAGADGLRAQAEAKHGDKVQTETTGTVLEGEAAVAAEFKAPDEGTASAEGTRSLEGTARGEERARSDEAHRPLEVTDEFFFPPMATGGLLEFATEAADTVSALKDTFSSQEMITKEQIGSVLEVKPEEELSGMPEVYSLCPRVAGGLLEAEAERSGKEGVETQKPQTEPEAKASEEIQAQPAGALPEGEAVAQSQAEAHEGAAPSEGVSEAQAPQAKAETKPFEEIPAQAAGTTSEGECTLLPEAKVLEKRASVLESTAVAEAPQALTETRPPEEIQAERTEAVLEGEVEEVAVLKVPEEGTASVQGTGVLDSTAFGEVRPRTEEAVIPVIVSDEIFLRPVVTGGLLESETGIADTASALTDALSGQKVNIEEEIVIAQEVQTEELLGCAHEIFSLNPRVTGGLLEDEAQFAGGVENIAEKQEPQAQAEVKASQEETQPSGAAPQGETAALPEVKAPEERGATAEITEEAGLPREQAKEKPYEEISAQPLATAPEGEVSPLPDAKALEEGPKAAEGVAGAEALQALTEAKPTAEIPVQTAGTAPEGAVVSLSEANAVEEGAIVAGGVVEAEKLQALPQVQSSEVPAEAACAAPKGEATVAYEANAPEEAASVPVVALEGAAHGESREQAEIITPLTVMNKMFLCPSATGGLLETESGITDTVFVLQGTYPAQEVKVQEETITVVDVKSEVVPEDTPEKFWFSPKVTGGLLETEAEWSASFYEQAPCSSDTKELERETSAARMAAVEEVKSLEHVTGSKSTEQSETAMASLSGPASVSGIDISAVLAEKLLPTLPGFDSYRQHEVSTTELDSRNKQTLTDSGHKAQSPLTVTSETKLAPEKSKGETETVYSSYTTPGTVHFIFRVMGHESVKQPAPSAPVTKTMKTSLDAASHQVDQASVGEQGKTVYVDAGLVYGCPQYDSDQMHVGPASVPAKAEAEKICSETKLLPPPHEPMEVELGFVPSTETETATAAPHPQRKPSEHDFNQAAPSFESPFPDQPLPPRVIQDDGPPERKTDEQRVEDGAGGPAKAIQTKTEDAEDLRTQLHDQASNPEDLATAPSARDITESTVGMITSTSFDSERSAITSGRMQAMEEKNLFACPPLRTDGRLVERDLSRETSLLTEPPFLTYQKHKEQVLKSVHKEPHVQKDSLQPKAETEPSEPLSQDQGQKTDVAPATERELSHAEEGSQQGPNKAATEMPIPASQTELTPDTKEAAPANTEVVEYEGQLVEKEGGPKAETEPPVFEAQDLKKEADSKADHEEPHVEKDLSQLKVESEMPAAATQPDLLAPSSAPSADKETVQHEAEGLQQQMQSGAQVGIEAPLPQDQDHKTEAAPGTEPQLHHLEEDSSKTKVETEIPMTASQTEITPDTKQAAPANTEVVEYEGQLVEREDGPKAETEPSVVEAQDLKTEADSKADHEEPHVEKDLSQPKVESVLPEAATQPDLLAPSSAPSADKETGQHEGEGLQQQMQSGAQVEIEAPLPHDQDHKTEAAPATEPQLHHLEEDSSKTKVETEIPMTASQTEITPDTKQAAPANTEVVEYEGQLVEREDGPKAETEPSVVEAQDLKTEADSKADHEEPHVEKDLSQPKVESVLPEAATQPDLLAPSSAPSADKETVQHEGEGLQQQMQSGAQVEIEAPLPHDQDHKTEAAPGTQPQLHHLEEDSSKTKVETEIPMTASQTELTPDTKEAAPANTEVVEYEGQLVEREGGSKVETEPSVVEAQDLKTEADTKADHEEPHVEKDLSLPKVESALPEAATQPDLLAPSSAPSADKETGQHEGEGLQQQMQSGAQVEIEAPLPQDQDHKTETAPATEPQLHHLEDSSKTKVETEIPMTASRTELTPGTKDAAPADTEVVVYEGQLVEREVPTGPKAETGPCVVEAQDLKTETDSKADHEEPHVEKDLSQPKVESELPEAATQPDLLVPSSAPSADKETVQHEGEELQQQMQSGAQVEIEAPLPQDQDHKTEAAPATEPQLHHLEEDSSKTKVETEIPMTASRTELTPGTKEAAPADTEVVEYEGQLVEREGGSKAETEPSVVEAQDLKTEADTKADHEEPHVEKDLSQPKVESELPEAAAQPELLVPSSAPSADKETVQHEGEELQQQMQSGAQVEIEAPLPQDQDHKTEAAPATEPQLHHLEEDSSKTKVETEIPMTASRTELTPGTKEAAPADTEVVEYEGQLVEREGGSKAETEPSVVEAQDLKTEADTKADHEEPHVEKDLSQPKVESELPEAAAQPDLLAPSSAPSPDKETVQHVGDELQQQMQSGAQVEIEAPLPQDQDHKTEAAPATEPQLHHLEEDSSKTKVETEIPMTASRTELTPGTKEAAPADTEVVEYEGQLVEREGGSKAETEPSVVEAQDLKTEADTKADHEEPHVEKDLSQPKVESELPEAAAQPDLLAPSSAPSPDKETRQRLQQNLNCII, from the exons ATGGTGGCTGAACGTAAAGCTCCTGTAGAAAATGTCGCAGAAATAAAACCACTTCGTGCACCACTCGAACAGAAACCTTCCGAAGAAACCACACGACAGGCGGCAGGTACTGCACCAGAAAGTGAAGTGACAGCACTGCCAGAGGCTAAAGCTTCTGAGGAGGGTGCTTCTCTGCCAGAAAGCGCCGCAGGAGCAGATGGACTTCGAGCACAAGCTGAAGCAAAACACGGAGACAAAGTCCAAACAGAGACAACAGGCACTGTACTTGAAGGTGAAGCTGCAGTGGCGGCTGAGTTTAAAGCTCCCGATGAAGGTACAGCTTCTGCGGAAGGTACTCGTTCTTTAGAAGGTACCGCACGTGGCGAAGAGAGAGCGCGAAGTGATGAGGCTCATAGGCCACTCGAAGTTAcggatgaatttttctttcctCCAATGGCAACTGGTGGACTGCTAGAGTTCGCAACTGAGGCTGCTGACACCGTCTCGGCACTTAAAGACACTTTTTCAAGTCAAGAGATGATCACAAAAGAACAAATCGGGTCTGTACTTGAAGTAAAGCCAGAGGAAGAGTTAAGCGGCATGCCTGAGGTATACTCCCTGTGTCCTAGAGTTGCCGGAGGTTTGTTAGAGGCTGAAGCGGAGCGGTCTGGTAAGGAAGGTGTGGAAACACAGAAACCTCAAACAGAACCCGAAGCGAAAGCTTCCGAAGAAATCCAAGCACAGCCTGCAGGCGCTCTACCGGAAGGTGAGGCTGTAGCACAGAGTCAGGCTGAAGCTCATGAAGGTGCAGCTCCCTCGGAAGGTGTCAGCGAAGCCCAAGCACCCCAGGCAAAAGCTGAAACCAAGCCTTTTGAAGAAATCCCAGCACAGGCTGCAGGCACCACATCAGAAGGTGAATGTACACTACTACCGGAAGCTAAAGTTCTTGAGAAAAGGGCATCTGTACTAGAAAGCACCGCAGTAGCTGAGGCACCTCAAGCACTAACTGAAACAAGACCGCCAGAAGAAATCCAAGCAGAGAGAACAGAAGCTGTACTTGAAGGTGAAGTCGAAGAGGTGGCTGTGTTGAAAGTTCCTGAAGAAGGAACTGCTTCTGTGCAAGGTACCGGTGTGCTAGACAGTACCGCATTTGGCGAAGTAAGACCACGAACTGAGGAGGCCGTTATACCAGTCATTGTTAGTGATGAAATTTTTCTTCGTCCAGTGGTAACTGGCGGGTTGCTGGAGTCTGAAACTGGAATTGCTGACACCGCCTCTGCTCTTACTGACGCTCTTTCAGGCCAAAAGGTGAATATTGAAGAAGAAATTGTAATTGCACAAGAGGTCCAAACCGAAGAACTGCTAGGCTGCGCGCATGAGATATTCTCTCTGAATCCTAGAGTTACCGGAGGTTTGTTGGAGGATGAAGCGCAGTTTGCAGGTGGTGTGGAAAATATCGCGGAAAAACAGGAACCTCAAGCACAAGCTGAAGTGAAAGCTTCCCAAGAAGAAACACAGCCTTCGGGCGCTGCACCCCAAGGTGAAACTGCAGCACTGCCTGAAGTTAAAGCTCCTGAAGAGAGGGGAGCTACAGCGGAGATTACTGAAGAGGCAGGGTTACCGCGAGAACAAGCCAAAGAAAAACCATACGAAGAAATCTCTGCACAGCCTTTAGCCACTGCCCCGGAAGGTGAAGTTTCACCATTACCTGACGCTAAAGCTCTTGAAGAAGGTCCGAAGGCAGCTGAAGGTGTCGCAGGAGCAGAAGCACTCCAGGCACTAACCGAAGCGAAACCTACCGCAGAAATCCCAGTCCAGACAGCTGGTACTGCACCAGAAGGGGCAGTTGTATCATTGTCTGAGGCTAATGCTGTTGAGGAGGGTGCAATCGTAGCAGGAGGCGTTGTAGAAGCAGAAAAACTTCAAGCACTACCACAAGTTCAATCTTCTGAAGTGCCAGCGGAGGCAGCTTGTGCTGCACCTAAAGGTGAGGCTACAGTAGCATATGAGGCTAATGCTCCTGAAGAAGCTGCATCTGTTCCGGTAGTTGCGCTAGAAGGTGCTGCACATGGCGAAAGCAGAGAACAAGCTGAGATTATTACTCCACTCACTGTTATGAACAAAATGTTTCTGTGCCCGAGTGCAACTGGCGGGCTGCTAGAGACCGAGAGTGGAATTACTGACACCGTTTTCGTATTACAAGGCACTTATCCGGCCCAAGAGGTCAAAGTGCAAGAAGAAACTATAACTGTAGTGGATGTCAAGTCAGAAGTAGTGCCAGAAGACACGCCTGAAAAATTCTGGTTTAGTCCCAAGGTCACCGGAGGTTTGTTAGAAACTGAAGCTGAGTGGTCTGCTTCTTTTTATGAGCAAGCACCATGCTCCTCAGATACCAAGGAGCTGGAGAGGGAGACTTCAGCCGCACGGATGGCCGCTGTAGAGGAAGTGAAGTCACTAGAGCATGTCACCGGATCAAAAAGTACCGAACAATCGGAGACCGCAATGGCAAGTCTCAGTGGCCCAGCTTCTGTATCAGGTATTGATATATCTGCAGTTCTGGCAGAAAAGCTGCTGCCAACATTGCCTGGATTCGACAGCTACAGGCAGCATGAAGTATCGACCACAGAACTAGATAGCAGGAACAAGCAAACGCTGACAGACAGTGGTCACAAGGCACAATCGCCTTTAACCGTGACTTCTGAGACAAAACTGGCACCAGAAAAAAGTAAGGGGGAAACAGAAACCGTTTATAGCTCCTATACAACGCCAGGAACTGTACATTTTATATTTCGGGTTATGGGGCACGAATCGGTAAAACAACCTGCCCCAAGTGCGCCCGTTACGAAAACTATGAAAACCTCACTGGATGCAGCCAGTCACCAAGTCGATCAAGCATCAGTAGGAGAGCAAGGGAAAACAGTGTACGTTGACGCCGGACTCGTCTATGGCTGCCCGCAGTATGACTCGGACCAGATGCATGTAGGCCCAGCATCCGTTCCTGCAAAAGCCGAAGCAGAAAAAATTTGCTCCGAAACAAAGTTGCTTCCGCCACCTCATGAGCCCATGGAAGTTGAGCTTGGTTTTGTGCCTTCTACGGAGACAGAAACGGCCACAGCTGCGCCACATCCGCAGCGTAAGCCGTCGGAACACGACTTTAATCAAGCTGCTCCTTCTTTCGAGAGCCCTTTTCCTGATCAACCCCTGCCGCCGAGAGTCATCCAAGACGATGGCCCACCTGAACGGAAGACAGACGAGCAAAGAGTTGAGGACGGCGCTGGCGGACCGGCAAAAGCCATACAAACAA AAACAGAAGACGCTGAAGACCTGCGCACCCAGCTTCACGACCAAGCGAGCAATCCTGAAGATTTAGCGACTGCCCCGTCTGCTCGTGATATAACAGAGAGCACAGTGGGCATGATTACAAGCACTTCTTTCGATTCCGAAAGGTCTGCAATTACATCGGGACGTATGCAAGCAATGGAAGAGAAAAATTTATTTGCCTGTCCGCCTCTTCGTACCGATGGGCGGCTAGTGGAAAGGGACTTGTCACGCGAAACAAGCCTGCTAACTGAGCCGCCTTTCCTCACATATCAAAAGCACAAGGAACAAGTTCTGAAATCAGTTCATAAAGAACCTCATGTCCAAAAAGATTCGTTGCAACCAAAAGCCGAAACAGAACCGTCTGAGCCACTTTCTCAAGACCAGGGACAGAAAACAGATGTTGCGCCTGCAACAGAACGTGAACTGTCTCATGCCGAAGAGGGTTCGCAACAAGGTCCTAATAAAGCCGCAACAGAAATGCCCATTCCCGCCTCTCAGACTGAATTAACCCCGGATACAAAGGAGGCTGCGCCGGCGAACACGGAGGTAGTTGAATATGAAGGACAACTGGTAGAAAAAGAAGGCGGTCCTAAGGCGGAAACGGAGCCACCTGTTTTTGAAGCTCAAGATCTCAAGAAAGAAGCTGATTCCAAAGCAGATCATGAAGAACCTCACGTTGAGAAAGATTTGTCGCAACTAAAAGTTGAATCCGAAATGCCGGCCGCGGCTACGCAACCAGATTTGCTGGCGCCAAGCAGTGCTCCGTCTGCCGACAAGGAAACAGTGCAACACGAGGCAGAAGGGCTACAGCAGCAAATGCAAAGCGGTGCGCAGGTAGGAATTGAGGCGCCTCTTCCTCAAGACCAAGATCACAAAACAGAGGCAGCGCCTGGAACAGAACCTCAACTGCATCATTTAGAAGAAGATTCGTCGAAAACAAAAGTCGAAACAGAAATACCCATGACCGCCTCTCAGACTGAAATAACCCCGGATACAAAGCAGGCTGCGCCGGCGAACACGGAGGTAGTTGAATATGAAGGACAACTGGTAGAAAGAGAAGACGGTCCTAAGGCGGAAACGGAGCCATCTGTTGTTGAAGCTCAAGATCTCAAGACAGAAGCTGATTCTAAAGCAGATCATGAAGAACCTCACGTTGAGAAAGATTTGTCGCAACCAAAAGTCGAATCTGTACTGCCGGAGGCTGCTACGCAACCAGACTTGCTGGCGCCAAGCAGTGCCCCGTCTGCCGACAAGGAAACAGGGCAACACGAGGGAGAAGGGCTACAGCAGCAAATGCAAAGCGGCGCGCAGGTAGAAATTGAGGCGCCTCTTCCTCATGACCAAGATCACAAAACAGAGGCAGCGCCTGCAACAGAACCTCAACTGCATCATTTAGAAGAAGATTCGTCGAAAACAAAAGTCGAAACAGAAATACCCATGACCGCCTCTCAGACTGAAATAACCCCGGATACAAAGCAGGCTGCGCCGGCGAACACGGAGGTAGTTGAATATGAAGGACAACTGGTAGAAAGAGAAGACGGTCCTAAGGCGGAAACGGAGCCATCTGTTGTTGAAGCTCAAGATCTCAAGACAGAAGCTGATTCTAAAGCAGATCATGAAGAACCTCACGTTGAGAAAGATTTGTCGCAACCAAAAGTCGAATCTGTACTGCCGGAGGCTGCTACGCAACCAGACTTGCTGGCGCCAAGCAGTGCTCCGTCTGCCGACAAGGAAACAGTGCAACACGAGGGAGAAGGGCTACAGCAGCAAATGCAAAGCGGCGCGCAGGTAGAAATTGAGGCGCCTCTTCCTCATGACCAAGATCACAAAACAGAGGCAGCGCCTGGAACACAACCTCAACTGCATCATTTAGAAGAAGATTCGTCGAAAACAAAAGTCGAAACAGAAATACCCATGACCGCCTCTCAGACTGAATTAACCCCGGATACAAAGGAGGCTGCGCCGGCGAACACGGAGGTAGTTGAATATGAAGGACAACTGGTAGAAAGAGAAGGCGGTTCTAAGGTGGAAACGGAGCCATCTGTTGTTGAAGCTCAAGATCTCAAGACAGAAGCTGATACAAAAGCAGATCATGAAGAACCTCACGTTGAGAAAGATTTGTCGCTACCAAAAGTCGAATCTGCACTGCCGGAGGCTGCTACGCAACCAGACTTGCTGGCGCCAAGCAGTGCCCCGTCAGCCGACAAGGAAACAGGGCAACACGAGGGAGAAGGGCTACAGCAGCAAATGCAAAGCGGCGCGCAGGTAGAAATTGAAGCGCCTCTTCCTCAAGACCAAGATCACAAAACAGAGACAGCGCCTGCAACAGAACCTCAACTGCATCATTTAGAAGATTCGTCGAAAACAAAAGTCGAAACAGAAATACCCATGACCGCCTCTCGGACTGAATTAACCCCGGGTACAAAGGATGCTGCGCCGGCGGACACGGAGGTAGTTGTATATGAAGGACAACTGGTAGAAAGAGAAGTACCAACCGGTCCTAAGGCGGAAACGGGGCCATGTGTTGTTGAAGCTCAAGATCTCAAGACAGAAACTGATTCCAAAGCAGATCATGAAGAACCTCACGTTGAGAAAGATTTGTCGCAACCAAAAGTCGAATCTGAATTGCCGGAGGCTGCTACGCAACCAGATTTGCTGGTGCCAAGCAGTGCCCCGTCTGCCGACAAGGAAACAGTGCAACACGAGGGAGAAGAGCTACAGCAGCAAATGCAAAGCGGCGCTCAGGTAGAAATTGAGGCGCCTCTTCCTCAAGACCAAGATCACAAAACAGAGGCAGCGCCTGCAACAGAACCTCAACTGCATCATTTAGAAGAAGATTCGTCGAAAACAAAAGTCGAAACAGAAATACCCATGACCGCCTCTCGGACTGAATTAACCCCGGGTACAAAGGAGGCTGCGCCGGCGGACACGGAGGTAGTTGAATATGAAGGACAATTGGTAGAAAGAGAAGGCGGTTCTAAGGCGGAAACGGAGCCATCTGTTGTTGAAGCTCAAGACCTCAAGACAGAAGCTGATACCAAAGCAGATCATGAAGAACCTCACGTTGAGAAAGATTTGTCGCAACCAAAAGTCGAATCTGAATTGCCGGAGGCTGCTGCGCAACCAGAGTTGCTGGTGCCAAGCAGTGCCCCGTCTGCCGACAAGGAAACAGTGCAACACGAGGGAGAAGAGCTACAGCAGCAAATGCAAAGCGGCGCTCAGGTAGAAATTGAGGCGCCTCTTCCTCAAGACCAAGATCACAAAACAGAGGCAGCGCCTGCAACAGAACCTCAACTGCATCATTTAGAAGAAGATTCGTCGAAAACAAAAGTCGAAACAGAAATACCCATGACCGCCTCTCGGACTGAATTAACCCCGGGTACAAAGGAGGCTGCGCCGGCGGACACGGAGGTAGTTGAATATGAAGGACAATTGGTAGAAAGAGAAGGCGGTTCTAAGGCGGAAACGGAGCCATCTGTTGTTGAAGCTCAAGACCTCAAGACAGAAGCTGATACCAAAGCAGATCATGAAGAACCTCACGTTGAGAAAGATTTGTCGCAACCAAAAGTCGAATCTGAACTGCCGGAGGCtgctgcgcaaccagatttgctGGCGCCAAGCAGTGCCCCGTCTCCCGACAAGGAAACAGTGCAACACGTGGGAGATGAGCTACAGCAGCAAATGCAAAGCGGCGCTCAGGTAGAAATTGAGGCGCCTCTTCCTCAAGACCAAGACCACAAAACAGAGGCAGCGCCTGCAACAGAACCTCAACTGCATCATTTAGAAGAAGATTCGTCGAAAACAAAAGTCGAAACAGAAATACCCATGACCGCCTCTCGGACTGAATTAACCCCGGGTACAAAGGAGGCTGCGCCGGCGGACACGGAGGTAGTTGAATATGAAGGACAATTGGTAGAAAGAGAAGGCGGTTCTAAGGCGGAAACGGAGCCATCTGTTGTTGAAGCTCAAGACCTCAAGACAGAAGCTGATACCAAAGCAGATCATGAAGAACCTCACGTTGAGAAAGATTTGTCGCAACCAAAAGTCGAATCTGAACTGCCGGAGGCtgctgcgcaaccagatttgctGGCGCCAAGCAGTGCCCCGTCTCCCGACAAGGAAACA AGGCAGCGCCTGCAACAGAACCTCAACTGCATCATTTAG